GACAAAGAGAGATGCTTTTCTCTCTCGATTCCAGTGGTAACAAGCTgctagaaaaaatatataaaacaggaAATTTATCTTCCAACTTtcctcttaaaaaacaaacaaacaaaaacaaaacaaatgccccccagacacccccccaaaaaaacaaacctccAGAAAGGGTAAGAACCATACACATTTAACAGCAACAAATAACCCAAAATGAGAAAGGttcactaaaacaaaacaaaaccctttaaaaccattttaacacacccaaaacaaaacccaagagtCTGGTACAGAAGGCTAGACCTGCTGTTTCTCAAAATCAAGAGGGTGGCAGAGGAAAATGTATGCCTGATAAGCCATTGGGCTCAACACCCATGGGAGCTGGTCTTGGCCACCACCCCTCTGGTCCAGTGAGCGATCCTGAAGGACCCTTTGGGATGTGGCCTGCAGAGGGTGAGGAGCAGGGCAGGCACTGAGCACCATCAGAGTCCTGGTGCCAGGTGTCCAGAGACTGGAGAGAAGACACTCAATTCACCTCATGTAAGGTTTGCAGTGGGGTTTCCTTTTGGACCCCTAAGTGGGAGGTATCAGAAATTCATGATCTAAGACAGATGAGGATCAGGGAGTGACTCTTCCAAGCATGTTCTTGTTTCATGATTCTTGGAAGGAACCTACCAATCCCCTCTGGGCAGCTTCAACTCTCACCAGGGATACAGGCCCCAGAAGCTAGCAAGCCAGATAAACGCAGACCTATTCCAGTGTAAAGCTGCAAAGGCCTTCTCCAAGGCAAGGCTAACAGGGCTAACAACAGCACAGGGTGCTCAACAGGGGTCAGACTAGGCAAGAAAGGGCCCTCCATGCCCAGGCTACTGCACAAGCTGAGGAGGTGCGTGACAGGTGACTGCTCTGGGGACACTTGCCAGGACAGCCAGCCTGAGTCAGGCAGGGGGTGCGGTGAGGAGACTGAGGTCAGGAGCAGAGGGGCTCAGAGAGCAACTGCATAAAGGCAAGCTCTTTGCTATGCTTCCCaaggcagaactcagggatgcCAAAAAGGAAGTGGCAAGTGTGGTTTCCTAAGTGAGGATTTGGTTTTGCGTCCTTGGAAGAACACAGCCTAGAGGTCAGGACCAGTTCAAGTCCAAAGCCTGGATCCTTTCTGAAGAGGAAGGCCTTCTCCTGGCTCTAGCCTGCCACTGTAGGGTGATGACAGTGACAGAAAAGCAGCAGTAGGCCACTGAAAGGCATTCCTGATGCATCCCTGTGGTGCCAGGAAAGTGGCAGGAGTGTCTCATTGAGGCAGTGAGGGATGGGGCTAGGGAGGACAGGCAAAGGGGCCTGCTGCTGGCTGGGGCTCCTCAGAGAGTGTAGGGAGTACCCCATCTTCAGAGCTATCAGCACCAAGAACAGGAGAAACAGCATCACCTATACACTGGGGGAAGACAAGGGGCTCCCTGATGTTACTACCCTTGAGACTAAGAACAGAGGTATTTGGGCTGAGGTGAGAGGTGTAAGAACAGGCAGAACTGTGACTTCCTTCTTGAGTAAAAAGGCTGAGTAATGAAAATGCAGCAAAGTCCAAAGGCCCAGAGATGCCACATCCCTATGGCAAGCACATAAGAGACGGCTCTTCCTGatctcctctgccttcctgacaGTGTAGAGGGAGTCTCCCTCGTGAAGTTGGCTGGTCCCCTGAGCTGCCACCCTGTGGATCTATACAAACACGGATAAACCCTTGCATCCTGGCATCAAGGGCTATCTATATGGTCTCTGGGAGAGCACACGGTCCAAGGGCTGTTCTGTGCCGTTCTTTCTGGGGGCCAGCAGACTCCAGGTCTTTCACAAAGGTGGGTATAAACATTCCATCTGTCCATATGGGGCATGGTGTGGGGCTCTGTCAGGAATCCAGCTGCAGACAAGTGGGGAGCCTTCCATTCTAGGGGCCCAAGAACtaatcaaagaggcagccactgtgcAAGGATGGGCTCTGGACATCCTGTCATCCTTCTCACAGCACCCTCTATTCTGTGTCCCTTCCTGGCACTCTGCTTTTCCAGGAGGGAGGTGGAAAGGCAGCTGGAGTCACTGCTTCTCAAAGTTCTGTGTTCTCAGGGTACACCTGGCTCATACAGAGCTAAGGTACCCACAGCTCCAGGGGTACCTTGCAAGTGGCATAAGACCAGGGAAGAGGAAAGGCCTAAGGAGAATGACTTCCCTTGCAAGTGGTTCTAGGAGTTCAGTGGCAACAGCCACCACAGTGCCCGCCTGTGTGGGAGTGCTGACTGTCCCCAAACTTGGTCCTCCGGCTCAGTATCTCATAGGAGCAGTCCTCCCCACAGCAACCGGACATGCTGGGAGAAGAGTCATCGATTTCAAACCTGCAAGACAGATAGGAGAAAGGCTTGGTTGCTGACGCTGACTGCTTTTTGCTTCCTGAACCAAGAACTTTCCAACAATTCTGAGATCTCTGGAATGAGGCACAAGACTAAGTCAGAGGGCACTGGCACATCACCTCACAAACCCAAATGCCCATGCAACACTGACTAGAATCAGGATGAGGACAAGCAGGTACCGGGAACCAGCAGAGGGAGGACCCTAACCACCCAGGACCACACCAGAGCCTCGCTCCTTACTGCAGTGCTTCTCGGAAGAACTGATAGGCGCCATGATTGTGTTTAAATACAGTTAACATCACCTTCTTCATCTGTGTGCTGGAAGAAAGCAGAGTGAGCACCTTTTAGAAACAGAATCAAGGAGCTACACAGATGGTTTAGTACTGTCTACTACTTCTGCTCCtacttctgctcttccagaggactggagtttggctCCTAGCCATAGGGTGACTCCATGTACCTGCCTGTAACTCACGATCTAGGGTAGCCCAcatccttctggcctctgaaggcactgcAGTCACATGgcagacacacaaatacacatgaataaaaatgtatACTTAAAAAAGTTTGGAGATATGTCTCAGGGGGTTcgagagcactggctactcttgcagaggacctggggttcaATCCCAAGCACTGACATGATGGagcacaaccacctgtaactctagttccaaggaatGATACCCTCTTCAGGCTTCCAAAAGAACCAAGCACCCACACggtgcatatgcatacatgcaggaaaaatacccatacaaaaaaaaaaaaaagcctgcagtGGTGGTGTCACACACCTATTACCCCAGCTctccggaaggcagaggcaggtggatctcttgtgagtctacaaagcgagtccaaggctacacagagaaaccctgtctcgaaaaaccaaaccaaacaaaaacaaaaacacccagttGGACAGTTTCTCATGACTGTAACATCAAGTCGTGAAGCGGAGGCAAGAGGAGTTCCctgactgagttcaaggctaccctgggctagagaccctgcctcaaaaaacaaaaacacaccaaaaaaaaaaaaaaagaaagaaaaaagtgaataacaacaaaaacaaaacaaaacaacaacaaaaaaagggaacaaagtggcacacacctttaatcccagcacccaagaggcagaagcagatagatctgagtttgaggtcagcctggtcttcagagtgagttccagggcagccagggctacacagagaaaccctctctcaaataacaaaacaaacaaacaaacaaacaaacaaacaaacaaaaaaaaaaaaacaaagaacaaaatgaaacaaaaaaatcagtgaacAGAGACTGAGGTCAGGCTTCCCCTCTCTCCTACTTCCATTTTGCCTCAAAAGGAGTCCTCCAGCCTGCAGAGGTCTTGGGTACTGAGTCCTTCCCTTCCTCAGGGATCTTCCCCTCTTGCCCTCTAACTTTGAGCCACAGCAAAGCAGGGTCATCTTCCTGACAGGGTCTAGAGCCTTTGTCCTCCAAGGAAGCTGTCCCCTTGGTGCAGCTCTTCCACCCAGCAGTAGAGCAGCACCTTACCTGTTAGCCATGAGCTGCAGGATCTGAATGAGGAACTTCCCTAGGCCTTTCCGCCGTACCTTGCTTTCCAACTGTACTTCATAGCTAACAAAGAAAGTAGAGGAGTTGAGTACCCAGACCCACTGGAAGAGCCTGCAGCCCCACATAGCGCTCAGGCCCAGAGAGTCTGTGGGCTCTGCCACTTGGTTTCCTCCCCTCTATCCCACTTTAGTCTCAGTTCCTACCAGTAAAGGACTTCATCCCCGCACTCCACATCAAACCGGAAGTGAGAAAAGGCAACTGGGATGGAACTGTTTTCCCAAGCAATGAGGTACCAGGCTCGATCATCAGTCATTTCCTCCCGTTTTTCTCGGTCCTTCCAGCCCCACTCACTTTGCTCATACCTGGGGAGTTGGGGCAATCAGGACGGGGGGCCTTGGAGAAAAGCCGCTGGGGTACAGGGCTGCCCTTGGTAGGGCCATGCTTACATTGCCTGCATATTGGTTTTAGTCAGGTCGAAGGCCCAATCCACAGTGGCTGGCTCCAATCCAGACACTCGCTTACATTCAATGGAGACATTCAACCTGAGAAGTGGACAGGGAGGCATCAGGCCTGGGGTTCTCACCAGGACACTGCTATTCCTCCTTGAATATCTGTTGGGAGGCATGCCAGTCTCAGGTAGCCGATAGAGAAAAGGCAAATTTTCTAGACCCAGGATTAACAACTGCCATCATATGGCCACCATCCTGCCACAGGGCACATTTCTTACCTCAccagcattgtttttttttttttaattaaatgtctatttttttatattaattacagtttattcactttgtatcccagctgttgagccctcctttattccctcccaatctcaccctctctccctcatctcctcccatgcccctctccaagtccattgacaggggaggtccttttccccttccatctgaccctagcttatcaggtctcatcaggactagcggcattgtcctcctctgtggcctgggaaggctgtaccccccctcaggggaaggtgatcaaagagcctgccactgagttcatatcagagactctctctgttccccttactagggaacctacttggatactgagctgccatgggctacatcggagcaggggttctaggttatatccatgaatggtccttggttggagtagcagtctcagaaaagacccctgtgcccagattttttggttcagttgctctccttgtggagcttctgtcctctccagaacataggattctttcataggattccctgcactctgcccaaagtttggttgagagtctcagcatctgtactGGGACTGTTTTAATCAGACTCATTCTGTCAACTACTCTCTTTCTTGTACCTTTTCTCACTGGACCAAGTCTCTCTTACCTATCATGCCTTGAAAGCATCTGGGTGACCTGGGCCTTTCAAGAAGACTGAAACTCAACACCCCTCTGCAGCCTAGTCCCAAGTGCCTCTTGTTCCTCAGTAGGAACTGAAAGCTGGTTGGACAGGTGGAGCAAGGTCTAGACCACGGCTCTATGCATAAGGCCCCGCTTTACAAGGAGACTGAGAAGAACTAGCTGGAAAAACTCAAGctttaagcaaaacaaaaattggaAAATGGGGCTGGAGTAATGGTTTAGCAGTTAAGgtcacctgctgctcttccagaacctGAGTTTAGCACCCAGCAGCCATATCAGACCATTCACAGTGCCTTGTTAACTGGAGCTCCAGaggtgatctgatgcccttgGCCTCAGGAGacttgcattcatgtgcacatacccatatacccacatacaatttaaaattaaatgaaacaaatatttaaaaaaaaatatattttacattgaGTGTGGTggggcatacctttaatcccagcactcaagagacagaggcagacagatctcttgaCAATTTGAAACCAGCTTGGTCTGTAAGACCAGGTCTATAGACCATAGCaagctagttccaggccagcaaagaCTAGATAgtctatatagtaagaccctgtcctaaaaaataaaaaacaaagtttgtgtatgtctgtgtgtgtgcatgatgttaCAAGTGAAAACCTacacagaagtcagaggacaatttcaggAAACAGATTTTCCTCTTCTACCATGGACtatctggggatcaaactcaggccatcaggtttATGTAGCAAGCACTTAGCTTCAGAACCACCTCACCAGCCTTTTTGCTTGTTTGGAAACagtctctatgtagctttggctgtcctggaagtcactatgaagaccaggctggcctcaaactcaagagatccaactgcctctgccgcctgagtactaggattataggtatgcaccaacaatccacccccaccccactagtctttatttatttattttaaaggcaGGGTCTATGTACCTCAGACTAACTTCCCACTGGAATCCACTGTCCTCTCTGTTGACTGGCAAGATCTTAAGCTCCTGCCTTGGAAGAACCTTTCTTCACAAGTACTAACCACATAAGAACCATCTTGCACTGAACCTACTTGCTAGAAAATACCCAAAGGCCAGCCTATAGTGATCTGCATGTTCttatttttggttttatgagatagggtctcttaACATGGctcgggctggccttgaatcagtatgctaccctcaaactcatggaaatccctctgcttcagcttctcagGTGCTGTCACAGGCATGCTGAAGGAGGATCACAGCTCTAGGAACCACAGGAAATGCAAGGCATTAGAGCAGGTCCAGATTTTTGAAAGTCAATAGAAACACAGCGcgcatacacacaccaaaaaacaaacaaaaaaaacaaaaaacaaaaaacaaaaaaaacacaaaagaaaaatctggGGAAGAGATCTCTAAAAAAATGCCACAACTTACAAGAAACTGAGTAACAAAGCTGTCATAGAAACTGTCATTCATCAGATCCCAGATGGGAAAGTAACGGGGTGTGAACGGCCTCCATGACTGCCACGCAGCTATCCAAAGCCATGGGGCTGCCCCTCTACGCCCTGTCCACTTTCTACCTGGGTATTTGCTCCTATCTCCTCAGCACACCTCCTACCTTTCTAGCAACATCAACAAACAAGATTTGAGGGGTGTGAGTGGCTTATTCCGGGATAATAAGGAAAGGTCCAGCTACTCTTCACCATAACAGAGAAACTGTAGCCTCTGACCTCCCTGAGCCAAGGCAGCACAGCAGAGACACCACTCAAGAGGGCAGAGAAGAGCCTGAACCCAGACCCAAATGCCAGCTGGAACAGCAGTCACAAAAGCCATATTTACCATCAGTAGGCTCcatgaacctaaccctaactcctaaggAAAGGACCATTAAACCCcaatctttttcttttgctttaaaaaaaaaaaaaaaatttatttattatttatacaacattctgcctgtacaccagatcttactatagatggttatgagccaccatgtggctgctgggaattgaactcaggacctttgaaagaacagcgagtgttcttaacctctctccagcccttgctctGTTTTTAAGGCAGTGTCTTAATGCCTAAGCTAGTCTCAAACCCAATCCTTTTGCTTCTCCAAGccaagggtttttttgttttgctttgtttttccgagacagggtttctctgggtagccctgcccatcctggaacttgctctgtagaccaggctgaccttgaactcagagatctgcctgcctctgcttccctagagctgggattaaaggtgtgtgctaccactgcagGCCCACCAAGTTTTTAAACTCATTTCTGATTACAAAACTGAGGCAAGACAGGCTATGTAATTAAACCAGTGTTAAACAGTTAGCATAATTATATACTGTACACTCAAAGAAAAAAGCTCTGAATTGGGAATTAAAGCTCTTAGATGAGAGGGGGTACTCAATGGACTCAGAAACCCCATTCAAactttctgagcctcagttttccaaTCATTAAGTATGACAACAGGTTGATGAGTTTTCAAGTTTTTTTGAACAAAAAAAGATTTGAGTCTTAAAGGGGCATCAGTTCTCATTCATGCAACCTCAATTACACACACTCTTTGGACACCACCAATTCATGCATCACCTTAAATGGGAGACTGCATCAACAGAAGGCAACAGCCAGTTGTTGCTTTTTCATAGTGGAGGAAAACGTGTGAGACTGCTCTGGAGGAGTAAACTCCCAAGGACCCCAGGTGACATACCAAGAATGCTGAGCGCAACTTACCCATTTCGGTCATACTTCTTGAAGACTGGGAATGCCTCCAGAGGGTCTCCAAGCTGTGGAGAGAGTAGACACAGATGAAGGAAGACACTGGTGAGGAGGTACGAGACCATGATGTCAGCTTTATGTGGTGACGGAGAACAGACACCACTGGCCTGTGCCATAATGCCTGCTCCTGTACAACTAACAGGAAAGAAGTGACTGATGTGCTTGAGTACTTCAGGGACAAGGCTGTCAATAAACTACAACCTGACTATCACCCCAGATGGAAAAGCATGATCTTGAAGGACATCCTTCCAGAGGCAGAGCCATTTACAAAGATGGAAGTTAATGAAAAATGACATAATAGGCTAGATATGGCTTAGGAGTTAAGTGCTTACAGcacttccagagggcctgagctcatttcccagcacccatacaggACAGCTAACAATTTCTagtaacaccagctccaggggacttAAAAACTCCAGCCCCACCCCATGGACACCCACACTCACATGTACCCCACCCCACATCAATAACTGGGATGGAGGGAGGTGAAATACAGTGTGAGGTAGGAAGGCTACCAAGGTCAAACTCTCAGGTTTGGCCTGAAAGTTTGCAGAGCTGAGTCACAGCTGCTGCTCCTCTGACTACAGTCTCAGGGATCAGGACGTTGAGGTCTTAAGTAAAGCAGAGCTTACAGCACCTATGGGCAGCCAGTAACCACTGAAAGAAGGAACATGTGCCATGTCTCATGAGGCAGGTTTCCTCACGTCCAAAAAAAATCTCCCCACTAGCCACATCAGGAAGACCTATACCCTCTTTCCACACTTCCCTGAACACATGAACCAACCACAGCCCCTCCTCCCAACTCCACGTGGGCACAGGCCTGTGTGGACAGTCCTACAGATCTACCACTGGGTG
This is a stretch of genomic DNA from Meriones unguiculatus strain TT.TT164.6M chromosome 1, Bangor_MerUng_6.1, whole genome shotgun sequence. It encodes these proteins:
- the Naa40 gene encoding N-alpha-acetyltransferase 40 isoform X1 is translated as MRSARPAAPLLLGHRRCRLPTGKCEKWEPRVAAAAATMGRKSSKAKEKKQKRLEERAAMDAVCAKVDAANRLGDPLEAFPVFKKYDRNGLNVSIECKRVSGLEPATVDWAFDLTKTNMQAMYEQSEWGWKDREKREEMTDDRAWYLIAWENSSIPVAFSHFRFDVECGDEVLYCYEVQLESKVRRKGLGKFLIQILQLMANSTQMKKVMLTVFKHNHGAYQFFREALQFEIDDSSPSMSGCCGEDCSYEILSRRTKFGDSQHSHTGGHCGGCCH
- the Naa40 gene encoding N-alpha-acetyltransferase 40 isoform X2, which translates into the protein MRSARPAAPLLLGHRRCRLPTGKCEKWEPRVAAAAATMGRKSSKAKEKKQKRLEERAAMDAVCAKVDAANRLGDPLEAFPVFKKYDRNGLNVSIECKRVSGLEPATVDWAFDLTKTNMQAIYEVQLESKVRRKGLGKFLIQILQLMANSTQMKKVMLTVFKHNHGAYQFFREALQFEIDDSSPSMSGCCGEDCSYEILSRRTKFGDSQHSHTGGHCGGCCH